One Ricinus communis isolate WT05 ecotype wild-type chromosome 1, ASM1957865v1, whole genome shotgun sequence DNA window includes the following coding sequences:
- the LOC8289138 gene encoding CLAVATA3/ESR (CLE)-related protein 9, translated as MAARLPSPNPTTSTSTAAAATTFLDDHDHHLNSFSRNHGFYNRHHSLINRKLPSPPSCASFPHKTSRSLCIQFQRMNPQRRFIAPPPPSPPGDDQIDPRYGVDKRLVPSGPNPLHN; from the coding sequence ATGGCTGCTAGACTTCCAAGCCCTAACCCTACAACTTCTACTTctactgctgctgctgctaccACTTTTCTTGATGATCATGACCATcatcttaattctttttcaagaaACCACGGCTTCTACAATCGCCACCATTCTTTGATCAACCGCAAACTACCATCACCACCTTCTTGTGCTTCTTTCCCTCACAAGACTTCACGTTCTTTGTGCATTCAGTTCCAAAGAATGAACCCACAACGCCGTTTCATCGCCCCGCCACCACCATCGCCCCCGGGTGATGATCAGATCGATCCAAGATACGGTGTAGACAAGAGACTAGTCCCGTCTGGGCCTAACCCTCTTCACAACTGA
- the LOC8289139 gene encoding probable leucine-rich repeat receptor-like protein kinase At1g35710, which yields MARMSHLTLLIFIFPLLLHSAHSKTLKRDVKALNEIKASLGWRVVYAWVGDDPCGDGDLPPWSGVTCSTQGDYRVVTELEVYAVSIVGPFPTAVTNLLDLTRLDLHNNKLTGPIPPQIGRLKRLKILNLRWNKLQDVIPPEIGELKSLTHLYLSFNNFKGEIPKELANLPELRYLYLHENRFSGRIPAELGTLQNLRHLDVGNNHLVGTIRELIRFEGCFPALRNLYLNNNYLTGGVPAQLSNLTNLEILHLSYNKMSGIIPAAIAHIPKLTHLYLDHNQFSGRIPDAFYKHQFLKEMYIEGNAFKPGVNPIGVHKVLEVSDADFIV from the exons ATGGCGCGTATGTCGCATTTGACTCTGCTGATCTTTATCTTCCCTCTTCTACTTCACTCGGCTCACTCCAAAACCCTGAAGCGCGACg TGAAGGCTTTGAATGAGATAAAAGCATCACTTGGATGGAGAGTAGTGTACGCATGGGTCGGTGATGATCCTTGTGGTGATGGCGATCTGCCTCCGTGGTCTGGTGTCACTTGTTCTACTCAAGGCGATTATAGAGTTGTTACGGAATT GGAAGTTTATGCAGTTTCAATTGTGGGTCCATTTCCTACTGCTGTTACCAATTTGTTGGATCTCACTAGATT GGATCTCCATAACAACAAATTGACAGGGCCTATTCCTCCACAGATTGGGCGGTTGAAGCGTCTTAAGATACT taatttGAGGTGGAATAAGTTACAAGATGTGATTCCTCCTGAAATTGGTGAACTCAAGAGTCTAACCCATCT ATATCTgagtttcaataatttcaaagGTGAAATCCCTAAGGAGCTAGCAAATCTTCCCGAACTTCGGTATCTTTATCTACATGAGAATCGCTTTTCTGGACGAATTCCTGCTGAATTGGGGACTTTGCAGAATCTTCGGCACTT GGATGTTGGCAACAATCATTTAGTAGGTACTATAAGGGAATTAATACGTTTTGAGGGTTGTTTCCCTGCACTTCGAAACCT TTACCTAAACAATAATTACCTCACTGGAGGAGTCCCTGCACAACTTTCAAACTTGACGAATCTAGAGATATT GCATCTATCATATAATAAGATGTCGGGAATTATACCTGCTGCAATTGCTCATATTCCTAAATTGACTCACTT GTACTTGGATCACAATCAATTTTCAGGGAGAATTCCTGATGCCTTCTATAAACATCAATTCTTGAAAGAAAT GTACATTGAAGGAAATGCATTCAAGCCCGGGGTAAACCCAATAGGAGTCCATAAAGTCCTTGAAGTCTCTGACGCAGATTTCATAGTTTAG
- the LOC8289140 gene encoding pentatricopeptide repeat-containing protein At2g20540 — MPATRSSSGRCLHLLEKCKSMKQLKQAHAQAIACGLGNNSFTLSRILAFCSDPNHASLSHAWKIFQHIQQPTICIYNTMIKALLLKGELFNIFNLYSTMLQKGMYPDTYTLPYVLKACVKFESCLLGELVHVYCLKLGFSVNAVVGNSLILMYCGFCNMRAARYVFDEIPGPCVVSWTLMISGFAKVGDIESARLFFDGAPRKDRGICGAMISGYVQNNCFKECLYMFSMIQLTDNVPDEGIFLSILCACAQLGALDTGIWIHRYMDRLGLPLTIRLSTGLIDMYAKCGNVDLAKSLFDEMPQRDTVCWNVMISGLAMHGDGEGAINLFLKMEEAGFKPDDVTFIAILSACSYSGMAYEGLRVLDRMCNVYNIEPKSEHYGCIIGLLNQAGLLHEAKDIIERMPTSSSSSEEAVAWRALLSACCNQGQAQLAEVAAKRLLQLELHSGAYALLSNLYAATGKYDDSKRIKKMMRNRGVNKLPGCSSIKINGIIHEFVAGEKNHKQIADIDLVMEKMNRELKFLGCNPYPLLIDQT; from the coding sequence ATGCCAGCAACTAGAAGCAGTAGCGGAAGATGTCTCCATCTCTTGGAGAAATGCAAGAGCATGAAGCAACTAAAGCAAGCTCATGCACAGGCAATCGCATGCGGCCTAGGCAACAACTCCTTTACGTTAAGCAGAATCTTAGCCTTCTGTTCAGACCCAAATCATGCAAGTCTTAGTCATGCATGGAAAATCTTTCAACACATTCAACAGCCTACCATTTGTATATACAACACCATGATTAAAGCTCTTTTGCTCAAAGGtgaactttttaatatttttaatctatattCTACTATGTTACAAAAGGGCATGTATCCAGATACTTATACATTGCCTTATGTGTTAAAAGCTTGTGTAAAGTTTGAATCTTGCCTTCTTGGTGAATTAGTACATGTGTATTGTTTAAAATTAGGTTTTTCTGTTAATGCTGTAGTTGGTAATTCGTTGATTTTGATGTATTGCGGATTTTGTAACATGAGAGCTGCTAGATACGTGTTTGACGAAATTCCTGGTCCATGTGTTGTATCATGGACATTAATGATCTCTGGGTTTGCTAAAGTAGGTGATATTGAGTCTGCAAGATTGTTCTTTGATGGAGCTCCTAGGAAAGATAGGGGAATATGCGGTGCCATGATTTCTGGATATGTGCAAAATAATTGTTTCAAGGAGTGTTTGTATATGTTTAGCATGATACAGTTGACTGATAACGTGCCTGATGAGGGTATTTTCTTGAGCATTCTTTGTGCTTGTGCTCAATTAGGTGCTTTGGATACTGGGATTTGGATTCATAGATATATGGATAGACTGGGATTGCCTTTGACTATCCGTTTGAGCACAGGTCTCATTGATATGTATGCAAAATGTGGGAATGTGGATTTGGCTAAGTCACTGTTTGATGAAATGCCTCAAAGAGACACAGTTTGTTGGAATGTTATGATTTCTGGTTTAGCAATGCATGGTGATGGAGAGGGTGCAATCAATCTGTTCTTGAAGATGGAGGAGGCTGGATTTAAGCCTGATGATGTTACATTCATAGCTATTTTATCTGCTTGTAGTTATTCTGGCATGGCATATGAAGGTTTAAGAGTATTAGATAGAATGTGCAACGTGTATAATATTGAGCCTAAAAGTGAACATTATGGATGTATAATTGGTCTGCTTAACCAAGCAGGCCTCCTTCATGAAGCAAAAGATATAATTGAGAGAATGCCTACTTCGAGCAGCTCCTCTGAAGAAGCAGTAGCTTGGAGAGCATTACTTAGTGCTTGCTGCAACCAGGGACAAGCTCAATTAGCTGAAGTTGCAGCCAAGAGACTTCTGCAGTTAGAACTTCATAGTGGGGCGTATGCTCTGCTTTCAAATTTGTATGCAGCTACCGGGAAATACGATGATtccaaaagaataaagaaaatgatgagAAACAGAGGGGTTAATAAATTACCTGGTTGCAGTTCAATCAAGATCAATGGTATCATCCATGAGTTTGTTGCAGgagaaaaaaatcacaaacaGATAGCAGATATAGATTTAGTTATGGAGAAGATGAACAGGGAATTGAAATTCTTAGGATGTAATCCCTATCCACTTCTTATTGATCAGACATGA
- the LOC8289141 gene encoding heparanase-like protein 1, translating into MANPRLCSFLLVVFSSLLLLLSSNSVNAEVVQVTVRGLTSRASTDENFICATLDWWPDTKCDYGQCPWGQAGILNLDLENKILANAIKAFDPLRIRIGGSLQDQLVYQVGNSIKKFPHFKRRDGDDYLFGFTRGSLPMDRWDQINALFNQTGVKLTFGLNALIGKQKSKDDGSILWVGDWDPQNARDFMKYTISKGYHIDSYELGNELCGSGVSARLDAVEYGNDVIALRKLVNELYPDPNSRPAVLGPAGFYDQQWFNTFLMTVGPNVVDGVTHHIYNLGAGVDKALINKIQDPYFLDQIAQTFKDVSDSVRQFGPWSGPWVGESGGAYNSGGKDVSHTFANGFWYLDQLGMTSTYNHKVYCRQAFIGGNYGLLNTTSFIPNPDYYGALLWHRLMGKQVLATSHNASPYLRAYSHCSKKKPGITLLLINMSNQTSYSVSVIDDDNFFASNSANQYSSAGNEQREEYHLTPKDGNIQSDVLLLNGTPLQLTDSLDIPAMKPQLVDPSSPITVAPDSFVYVTIKDFKAPACA; encoded by the exons ATGGCCAACCCTAGATTGTGTAGCtttcttttagttgttttctcaagtttattattattattatcatcaaattCTGTGAATGCAGAAGTTGTTCAGGTTACTGTCAGAGGACTAACCTCTAGAGCAAGTACTGATGAGAATTTTATCTGTGCGACTTTGGATTGGTGGCCTGATACTAAGTGCGACTATGGACAGTGTCCATGGGGTCAAGCTGGAATCTTaaatttg GATTTGGAAAATAAGATTTTGGCTAATGCTATCAAGG CTTTTGATCCTTTGAGAATTAGAATTGGAGGGTCATTGCAAGATCAACTAGTTTATCAAGTTGGGAATTCTATCAAGAAATTCCCTCACTTTAAAAGAAGAGATGGTGATGACTACTTGTTTGGATTTACTAGAGGATCTCTTCCCATGGATAGATGGGATCAAATTAATGCACTCTTTAACCAAACAGG AGTTAAACTCACTTTTGGGTTGAATGCCCTCATTGGAAAGCAAAAATCCAAAGATGATGGGTCAATCCTTTGGGTAGGAGACTGGGATCCACAGAATGCTCGTGATTTTATGAAATACACAATTTCTAAAGGATACCATATTGACTCTTATGAATTAG GGAATGAGTTGTGTGGATCTGGAGTATCTGCAAGACTCGATGCTGTTGAGTATGGAAACGATGTAATTGCACTAAGGAAATTAGTGAACGAGTTGTACCCAGATCCTAATTCAAGACCAGCAGTGTTGGGTCCAGCTGGTTTTTACGACCAGCAATGGTTTAATACTTTTCTTATGACCGTTGGACCTAATGTTGTTGATGGAGTAACCCACCATATATACAATCTTGGAGCAG GTGTTGATAAGGCTCTGATTAATAAGATTCAAGACCCGTATTTCTTGGACCAGATAGCACAGACGTTCAAAGATGTTTCAGACAGTGTGAGGCAATTTGGTCCATGGTCTGGACCTTGGGTTGGGGAATCTGGTGGTGCTTATAACAGCGGTGGCAAGGATGTTTCACATACCTTTGCTAATGGGTTTTGGTACTTGGATCAATTGGGCATGACCTCAACTTACAACCATAAAGTTTATTGCAGACAAGCTTTTATTGGCGGAAACTATGGCCTCCTCAATACCACATCATTCATCCCAAATCCTGACTATTATGG TGCACTTCTGTGGCATCGTTTGATGGGAAAGCAAGTACTAGCCACTTCTCATAATGCATCTCCATATCTTAGAGCATATTCACATTGCTCCAAGAAAAAG CCTGGAATTACTCTACTACTAATTAACATGTCAAACCAGACCAGCTACTCAGTTTCTGTAATCGATGATGATAACTTCTTTGCAAGCAATTCTGCAAACCAATACAGTTCTGCTGGTAATGAACAAAGAGAAGAGTATCATTTGACCCCAAAAGATGGAAATATTCAGAGTGATGTGTTGCTACTGAATGGAACTCCATTGCAGCTAACTGACTCATTGGATATTCCTGCAATGAAACCACAGCTCGTTGATCCTTCGTCTCCCATCACCGTTGCTCCTGattcttttgtttatgttaCCATTAAAGATTTTAAGGCTCCTGCCTGTGCTTAG